Genomic window (Magnolia sinica isolate HGM2019 chromosome 10, MsV1, whole genome shotgun sequence):
TTCATTATCTTCATAAACCAAAGTTTATTCCCCACTTCCGTCTAGTAAACCTgtaattgcttgattttcttcCACTTTGTTCTGATTTCCACTGGCAAGGGAATCTCTTTGAGCTGAACCGCAATTAAGAACAGATGAAAATAAGAAAACCCACCTCAGGTGTTTCTACGCTAAATATGGGAACAGAGAATGCTCATGCACACAATCTACTACAATGAACATGTGTTCCAGACCCAAGCTTTCCATAAGGTGAGCCAACCTACTACGATCTCCTGGCAtataaatcaggccatttcattcCTAAGATGGGTtagtgaagaaaaaaaatggatggctagaaagaaATTGTTTTAGCCATCCCTTTTTTGTcttgtacattgtggcccacttgaggagtgAAACGGCCTATTTCTTTTAGCAAGATCTAGTCAGTGTGGCGAAACCTGAAAGCTTACTCACACACCTATGCTCTTTTAGCCTGTGTGCTTGCATTTAGATGGTAGGGATATACCCACAGACCTTAAATGAAGAAAACCCATTGTTGCTTCATGTGAAGAACTTCAAGTGATTCCCAAACACACAGAAAGATTCACCCCTAGCTACAACGCAAAAATAAAACTGAAGGTGCAAATGGGGTGTATTGGATACATTGGCTGTCCAATCATCAATCTGGATTGTCCATCTgaagggtcccaccatgattgTCCACAAAATGCCTCTCccctattttttgtggtggggtgctctcgagctttggatctgattcattttttggatcatgccctaatatggtctctccaaatggatggacggtgtagatacaaaacacacatcacggtgtggcccacataacttgaaGACGTCACTTCAGAAGGACCCGCGTGCGTCTGAAAAAACTGCCGCGTGAGTCTTCTATCCAGGGACCCTCTCCTGCTGCACGGCTGCTCAATCCCATCCGATGTTTTGTATCTAATGGCTCTTGAAGGAGCTCGTACTTAAGCTCCGTGCGGTATGGTGCGCAGGAGActgggacttatatatatatatatatatatatatatatatatatatatatgggaaatgatactatgaggtcgacgtcatgagaacttcccatgaggtcaagctatgtaggtcccaccgtgatgtgtgtcgaacatcaaccccatcagtcagatgcaccattccatggtgggccatgggcttaaaaatcaagtcaatctataaCTTGGGTGAGCTACACCACATATAACAGCTGAGAGAGattactctcccattaaaacattcataatcatttattaggcctgccaagatgtggttcacaaatctagaccatccattgtatgtgtcccaattggatgagggctcagatcaagtttcagccgcatccaaaactcaggtgggccccaccaagtacctttataagttttaggcatgtctttacgtggttttagatggtacgacccacctaagttccttatacagctgaattttgggatatcccCTAACctaatggggacccatcaaatgcacagtactGTTGATGttgtacatacatcacggtggggaccacacagctcgacctaatgggaagttcccatgaggtcgacctcatatttTTGTCCATGAACACTAAATAACCGGAATTGGGACCTTCTGTTGTCGGCATAAGAGCAGCTTCAGTAGATTTTGAGTGATTGAAAGAGGCCTTGTTACATACATTCTTGTAAACTTTCCAGTGAAGGGAGTCTTAAACTGTGTTATCTTTCATTTCCTGTTTCTTCCTTATTCGTTATGAAATATAAGagaacggattaggtgagaccccgtcCTCACCTGAGATGGTGCGtcacttactgtggggcccaccttgatgtatatattatctatatatctacaccatccatttattttttcagatcattttaaggcattattccaaaaattaagcagatataATTATCATGTACGGACCAtatataccataagaaacagtggtgattgacaattaatgggccacaaaagttttggatccagatgatatgtgttttttcccttcatctaggcttatgtgaccttatcaatagattggatggtaaataaacaatatgaaaatattaaggtacatactaagaagtttttaacggtaggacggtcaatcaccactgtttcttatggtatggtccacctgataattgaatctgctttatttttggcatAATGGCctgaaatgatatagaaaaaaacGTATGTACAACCTGGATACataatacctacatcaaggtggccccacggaaAGGGCCGCACCGCACCcacttgggtgaggccgggtctcacCTCCCCTAATTAGCATGAAAGTCAGAAATTAGGAATAGGATCGCTCAGTGAGATAGCCAGCTAGTATGCTTTtatgcgtactgagtaaaatttattgggcccaccttgaatgtttgtggttcatccatgccgtccatccatttttccagcttattttaagagtTGACcttaaaattgaagcacatagaaagctcaagtagactacacctaatgaaacagtggaaataattatttctaccgttgaaaccttcctagggctcacaatgatgtttatttgttatccaacctgttcataagatcacaaaaacatgtattaaggggaaaacaaatattatcttcaCCCAAAACGTCTGCGGCTCGAAGAAATTTTAAcctagacgttcaattcacaccgtttcttgtggtgtggttcacttgagctttggatatgctttatttttggaaggACAAcgtgaataaaataaattatcATGATAGGCCTCACAAAGTacactcagtacgcttagcgtatcagcacgcaatccgcttcccaaagaTATTGAATATTTCCATGAACTACGTTTGCACAACCAATACCATTGACCCGATTTAATCCGGTTTTATGCTAGTATTTTGCAAGAAAACCCCCCCAAGAATTGCAATAGGATACATCCGGGTTATAGCCGTTGGATCTGAAATCATGTTtgttgatccaaactgttcagaaGATGGGTCTAACCATAGATGGAGGATAAAAAATCATAAAACTCTCCGATTGGTGTGGAACGTCACCTCGACAATTTCTTCACAGGGAgtgaattaggtgagacccctgaCTCACCCAAGAAGGTGTGGCCCATACTGTGGGGCtgaccttgatatatgtattctgtatccaagccgtccatcaattttttttaagATCATATTAATGTAGTATCTAAAATTTGAACCAGAtataattattaggtggaccatgcaataggaaaacagtggtgatggaaaccctaccattaaaaacttcttagggcacaccTTTATGATTCCTtagtatttatttaccatccaatctgctcataaggtcgtCTAAGCCTAGATAATTGTCGATCACCACataaaagcagtggggacaatgatgcccaatattgaaacttttctaagtcTAATATGATGTTtagttgccatctaacctgttaataatgtcacacagacctagatgaatggaaaacacaaatatcagcttaatccaaaacttctgtggcctctaagaaattttcaatggtaggcattcaattctcactactttttatggtgtggtccacttgagttttggatctatctaaaTTTTcatcccatgccctaaaatgatatcgcaaaataaatggacggtgtgaatataatacatacatcatggccggGCCTGCAGACTTGGaaacatcaacacaccacccagGAAAAGGGACATTCGCTAAGTGGGCCATGAGAAACGGGCTGCTGGGCTGTTGTAACTGTCAAGCCGAAGCCCACTGAGAAATGGGCCTTAATTTTAACCCTTAGCCCAGCCCTTGGGCATAACATAATACTCCTGCTCAAACCTGGCCATAGGTGGGTCAGGCCTCAAACCCAGACAGGCCAACCTGCCCATCAGCAGCCCTACCTGGCTTTGAGTTTTCTGTCTGATTAACTCTCAAGCTAGAGTTGGGCCTAGCTTGAGGCCCACCAGCCCAGGTATACACTTAAAAACGAGAAAATAGAAATCTACACTGAAATCCTTTTACCAAATAAGGTTCTCAAATGATTTACTAGAACTCCCATTTAAACTAACCATCATCATAAATGCCACGTTAAAACAACGGATCAGATTAGGCCATAGAGTGGGCCATTCATAGATGACCCTAAATTTGAAAAacaaaccaattagacaatcctatccatcacTTACAACCATCCATATAAGTGTTCACACATCATTAAGACACTTGTAAATACTCATGAAATTGAACTATGTTCTCACAAGCTCtcaaactttttgagaactcattatagGTGATGTGACcccaaaatctgaactgtccatatgATGGagaaccccatgaaaccctcaggGCGCAACTTTTACCCTGGCTcaaaattttgtgggccatagcaaaagaaaacaatttcatcccttgatttgcatctctattttctatggcccaccagagttttggatcaggatgaaaattgGATCCTGGAGGTTTCttggggtgccacatcacatgaaccGTTCCAATTTTAGGTTCATGACACGTGTGCATACGTGCTGGcatgcgcaggtgagcatgcctctatataCATAAACCAAACTACTCCATCTAGATTGAATTAGACGAGTGTGATTAAAACCATAAGTTACCACTAAAATCCCATCCATCCTTCTCAAAAGATGTTGAATATTTCCAAGAAACTAGGTTTGGACAACCAAATCCATTGACCCAATTTTCTCATGTTTTATAATAGAGTTTTGATAGAATACAACCCCAGGAATTACAATAAGATACATAAAGACTATAACCGTCTGATTTAGGATCATcttcggtgatccaaaccgttctagaagatggaccacaccatagatggaGGATAAAAATCATAGAAAATCCCTAATTGGAATGCTTTATAACTTTTATGGTTTAACCTTTTCCATTGATATGGACCGTCACCTTGGCAGTTTCGTCACATGCCATTGATTTGAAATctaggatttttaatttttttttttaataatctttcagccattgatttttttaatcttaataaTCTTTTCAGCCATTTCTTCACAGGCCCTTTTTTTATATGGACCGTCACCTTGACAAATTCTTCCCAGCTGATGAGAAGATAGGCATCAGTTTAGGCCAGCTGGGAAAATTCAATGGGGGGATCCACTTGATGAGCGGTCCAAATCTCTGGCACATGCATCATTGAAGCCTAATCCTACGTGTTGCTGATCAAGACTCATTTGAGAGGAATTATAAGGTCATCtacacaagtgggacccatggttatGTGACCCAAGGAAGGACATGATGACTTGATGAGGCCAATCACCGTCTTTGTCGGGAAATAACTACGAATCTACAAACCTATCTGAATTCCTCACAAAGTTTCCTGGAAGTGACCAGGATGaataaaattagaaataatttctaataaatttgaaataaattaattgatgattaaaaactaaattacaatcctttaaataatgagcttaaACCTATGATAAAGTTTTAGAGTCAAAACTCCCTAAAAACTTTTAGTGACTTACTGTAAatggtaaacttattatttataaacggtcAGCATTTCTACTATATACTTAatggtttttggcaaaaaaaaaaaaaaaaaagtgtcgatttgatggaatcttgcaaatctggtgtgggcaacccggcatagcagggttggttagctaaagtagcttctcctacaccaaaatcatatatcaTACGTCGAAAAACTCGTCCCGATTTGCTATATACGactgtttgaagtttttgatggtctggatcatatcTGCCTCTGATCAGGCTTTCTCCGGTCCATCTTTGCCAAGAAAGTGTTTGCCACCTGCTCTGTGATGATTCACTCCTTTGCCGATAGAGGAGGATGTCACTGGAAACTTTAAAATTGGATTATTCTATGTTTAGATCAACATCTTGAATTTTTTGCCATGCCACGTGTGTGCCGTAGAGAGATGGCTCTGCCATATTTCCTTCTTCAAACTCTACATTATCATCTTCCGAGAAGGGACCCGACCGATCAACAAGGACTTGACTATTGAAATTGAAGTTTCAAAGAAAGTGTATTGGAAATTGATTGGAAGATGAGAGAAAGAGTCGTATCCGAGAAATCGTTCACAGACAGTTGTATGCTTTCCAAACCCAGCCTGATTGAGAAATGAGCTTGAATTTTAAGTCAGAACCGGACCCGTAGACCTGATATTACAAACCAAGTGTGGCGTTGGAGTCAGCCCAACCCATTGAAAGCTAGCCCGAGTTGAGCCTATCTTTGAATTTTTTGTTTGATTAAAAATCAAGCTGTAGTTGGGCCTATCTTTAAGGCCCACTGGCCCAGCTAAAcactaaaatgaaaaaaaaaaaaaaccggaagGCCAGCTACATTGAAATacttttatcaaatcagattctCAAATGATTTACTAGAACTCCCAAGCAAACTAACCATCATCATATACACGGCGCTGAAACAACGGATTAGGTTAGGCCATAAAGTGGACCATCCATAGATCCCCTTATGTATAGttggtcacggacactttcatggccaagatggaccagagaagaccTGATCGGAGACTGAGGTGATTAGGATCGttggaaccttaaaacagttgtatcttACAAACTAGGATGAGTTTTtccacatatcatatatgattttggggtaggagaagctactttggtGAACCAACCCCTTGCCCAcactggatttgcgagattccatcatattgactgTGGAAAGTCCATTTCATTtatgtttttattataaatattaagttttaattccatcataacttttgatcatttgagttttagtagttgtgcccaacatgaaaagtgcttagaaaaattaggagaataacgtgctttggccaaattggacacttactatttttggtcgaaaaccatgaagcctagtaggaatcatgaccgtctataaatagcaagtttattatttatagtaagtcacaattttagggagtttgagttcattttttattatcatcaatttatttatttcaaattattaaaaattatttctgtTTCATTCCCCGTGGATTCGATGAATGTCTGTGAGGAGTCTGGATCCAAAGTAGTTATCCTGGAGGAtcgaagatggtgatcaacctcatcacatccttccctgtaTCATCCCCcacacaaacaaaaaaaaaaggcaaaataATTAGACAGTCTTATCcatcaattacaatcatttataTAAAATTTACACAACATTAACAGATGCTAGTTcacactcatggaattgagtcCTAAAAGTAAATATGAAACATATATACATAACCAAACTATTCCCACTTGGATTGAATCAGATGAGTGTGATTAAAATCATAAGTTAGAACCAAACTCTCATCCATCCTTCTCAAAACAAACCTCTCCACTAACATATAACAACCAAACTTCTTCCATCCATTCACTCCTCCAAACTCCTCCACCCTCTCCAccttcaaatctctctctttcccatcaaTCCAACCTCCTCTACAAGCTTCCCATTTCATTCTATCTACAATTGCCATACTCAATCCCACACCCAtgctattaggtggaccacttaACCACATCACCCTATCAACCACACATGCAACGGCTTCCATACCTAAGATCGTCGCAGTCTCCCTTCGCACAGTTGTTTTCACTACCACAGCATTCTGTTCAGTGCCATGGTTCTCACACATGTGGATCTCATCCCACATCTGTTCGAGATACATCTCATAAAACATGGACTTTTTCATTTGATCTTTTGAGCTAGTACCATCTTCCTTAATGAACATGAAAGGGATGTACCACTTTCCTACTACAACACTCCTCGAATGCTTGTTAGAGATTGGGAAGTCGAATGCTGGCAGATGGGCGCGTAAAGAGAGATCAATGCCGTGAGCCTCACCTAGTTGGAAATCGTGGGGAGTTTTTGTGTATACCTCCCACCCTTTTCTTCTCAAGAACAACGGAGGGAACCCGTCTGGTGCTATGGATTTGGCAACGAAGCAACCACCACGTTGGCGAATGATCTCTACCTGTTGATACATATCCCTGTGGTCTAGGGCTCTTGGCTTCACATCATTGATGCACTTGCAAAAACAACATGTGACCATGTCCTCCTCCCTTGAACATCTGCATGCATTCCTAAAAAGTCCATTAAAGCATATTGTTGCATAAGAACTCCTGCATATAATCAATTCAAGCAATGCAAAACTACAAAAGAAAAtagccaaaccaaaacccgaGGGTTCATGGACTGAGGGATCCACCAAgattggtggagcccactgtgatgtatgtgttttatatcacactgtccattcattttgaaagcacattttagggcatgatccaaaaaatgaagtagatccaaatcttaggtgggccataccacaagaaacaatagtgattgaatcccaaacattaaaaacttaatgggggccaccggaatgttgataaggtcacaaagacccggatggagagaccacacaaatatcagctttatacaaagcttttgtggcccatgagaagtttttaatagtcaattaccaCCTATTCTTGTAttgacttgagatttggatccacttcattttttggatcaaacgaatcatgccctaaaatgaggtttcataatggatggacaatgtggatacaatacatcatagtgggcctcatagttAAGGATCCACCCGAATCGTGCACAACCAAAACTTGTAAGTGGAAGGAGAAAAATAGAGAGGTATGAAAATTTACATGGTTTGACAATATACGTATACCCAGCTATTGTGTTAGTTGATTATTTGTTGGTGTTTTCCTATGACATATATGTGGGGTCCTCCAAAAGCATGCACTGGTCCATGAATCAATCTAGCCaactcatttggtgggccatactaatacCATTCGAAATGGGTCTCTTTTGTGTTCTTATTGAAACTGTTGTTTAataacttaaaaaaaataaaaataaataaataataaaaaataattgaattCAACTCCAGATTTGACAAGTCTCTCAATCAGGCACaactttaaattattatttgtcttttatactttttaaatattttgaaaaaagaaactaAGAAAAACTAGAATAAGGTTTGAGAAAATTACGCAAGAGTTTTTGTGTTTGTAACTATGATTAGAGCAAATACTTcctaaggctgcatttggatagttagataaatgggggttttttttttttctctgtctGACAATACAAATCAGCTACTTATGTTATAAAAGTTAATTTGGTGAAACGTTAGTAAAAGTCGCTAAGCACTTTAATATTTCCTATtgtttgaagaagaagaaaaactgcTTTCTAGCTTTAGCTGAATACTTTCCTTTGTCTCAATATTTcacttaaaaataaatataaaaaaataaataaataaatttggttagggttaagattttgatttgagagagagagatggataaaGGGAGATGGATCCTCTGCCCCTGCTCTGATGGTGGCTACTGCGCTGGAGATAGATGTGCTTTTTCGTTTTACAATGGTGCTGGACGCGGCTTTCGCGAATGAGGCATGAGTAGAGTAAAATGATTttcaatccaaacatgcccttaatgctCATATGAATATCTTTTGATGATTTTTCGGACCCCaataaaagtagaaattacaaatgaaaaaaaatataaatagctTGTATATTAACAATTTGGGAGTTGCTTCTTGACTAGAAAGTATGCTATTTACCAAACATGCTTATGGGTTTAAAGTAGAAATCTATATCAACTACTTCAACCACAAGCATTTGAATCAAAACGATTTCTAATCCAAACATGCTTCACATGAACATCTTTGGATGATTTTTTAAAACTCTAAAAGgaaattgtaaaaaataaaaataaaaaacaaaaagcaCAAACAATCTCTCTTGGAAATTTTCTtccctaagaaaaagaaaaggaaaaaaaaaaaaagctggctGAAGAAGGCATTACTCCAATTAGGACCGTGTATATTGGTTGTCACTATATGATAAATCAATACTTTTCATGTATCAAACAAAAAtttcaagaaagaaataaaaaatacatatttGGTTATTTACTTAGTACTCAAAAAAAATATTAACCTCATTCAGTACATTTAAGGATTTTTTTAGTTGacaaaaaaaaccaaatatataCAATACAGAATACATTTTTAATATCTTTACcttttaaaaattcacaacagGCACATTAATGGCACAATGCATATCTTATCATGTATCGGCAGTCGCTGATACAAATACGGTATATAGTAATTTGAAACATATTATAAATATTGTTCTCTCATCTTTTCtaatcctttttatttttattttgattgcAGTCATTACGATATCTTAATATATGCAAAATCTATACAAATAAATGCTACACGAAACTTAAAAAAATCTGAATTACCCTTTGtaattcccagattcatgaataATGTAGTATCGATTGGAAGACAATGGCTGATCAAGAACTGGGATGAAGTAGGCCTTATCACTGTAGACCGTGCTGCTGCTgagatggtggtggtgatggtttTGAATCCGCATATGGTGCTGGGTGTAGCGAACGGTCAGGATCTTGTTCTGAGGGAAAGGTAGGTTTCTGATCTTATTATCTTTACACAGCCCAAAGAAACGCGTCGTCTCCGTCTCATATTCTTCATCGGCGAACACCAAATAACCGGAATTTAGACCCTCCGGCGGTGGCGCAAGGGCAGCTTCAGTAGATTTTGTGTAGATTGAAAGAGGCCTTGTCACATacatttttgtaatttctattgaGGGATCTTCAGTtgtgttttctttcatttcctgttTCTTGTTCACTATGAAATATAAAGGCATCAAAGTCATAGTGAATGTTTCCATGAAACTACGTTTGGACAACCAATTTCATTGACGCCATTTTCTCGGAAATTTATATAGTATTTTCTTAGAAAATACACCGAGGAATTCTATTGCAATAGAATACACCAGGAATATTATAGCTGTTGGATGTCGAATtatgtttggtgatccaaactgtttagaacatgggccacaccacagatggAGGATAAAAatcttggaagcggattgcgtggtgacccaCACGCCACcgaccttgatgatgtgttgaggtcaccaagttctgtagg
Coding sequences:
- the LOC131217339 gene encoding uncharacterized protein LOC131217339 encodes the protein MYVTRPLSIYTKSTEAALAPPPEGLNSGYLVFADEEYETETTRFFGLCKDNKIRNLPFPQNKILTVRYTQHHMRIQNHHHHHLSSSTVYSDKAYFIPVLDQPLSSNRYYIIHESGNYKGNACRCSREEDMVTCCFCKCINDVKPRALDHRDMYQQVEIIRQRGGCFVAKSIAPDGFPPLFLRRKGWEVYTKTPHDFQLGEAHGIDLSLRAHLPAFDFPISNKHSRSVVVGKWYIPFMFIKEDGTSSKDQMKKSMFYEMYLEQMWDEIHMCENHGTEQNAVVVKTTVRRETATILGMEAVACVVDRVMWLSGPPNSMGVGLSMAIVDRMKWEACRGGWIDGKERDLKVERVEEFGGVNGWKKFGCYMLVERFVLRRMDESLVLTYDFNHTHLIQSKWE